The following proteins are co-located in the Rippkaea orientalis PCC 8801 genome:
- the groL gene encoding chaperonin GroEL (60 kDa chaperone family; promotes refolding of misfolded polypeptides especially under stressful conditions; forms two stacked rings of heptamers to form a barrel-shaped 14mer; ends can be capped by GroES; misfolded proteins enter the barrel where they are refolded when GroES binds): MAKSIVYNEDARRALEKGMDILAEAVAVTLGPKGRNVVLEKKFGAPQIINDGITIAKEIELEDHIENTGVALIRQAASKTNDVAGDGTTTATVLAHAIVKEGLRNVAAGANPISLKRGIDKATEFLVEKIAAYAKPVEDSKAIAQVGAISAGNDDEVGQMIANAMDKVGKEGVISLEEGKSMTTELEITEGMRFDKGYISPYFVTDTERMECVLDDPAILLTDKKITLVQDLVPVLEQVARQGKPLVIIAEDIEKEALATLVVNRLRGVLTVAAVKAPGFGDRRKAMLEDIAVLTGGQVISEDAGLKLENTKIEMLGTARRITLTKDNTTIVAEGHDAAVKSRCELIRRQMEDTESSYDKEKLQERLAKLSGGVAVIKVGAATETEMKDRKLRLEDAINATKAAVEEGIVPGGGTTLAHLAPQLEAWANSTLSNEELTGALIVSRALTAPLKRIAENAGQNGAVIAERVKEKDFNVGYDAATGEFADMFEVGVVDPAKVTRSGLQNAASIAGMILTTECIVVDKPEKDKPAAGGGGGDFDY; this comes from the coding sequence ATGGCTAAATCTATTGTCTATAACGAAGATGCACGTCGCGCCCTAGAGAAAGGGATGGACATTCTGGCTGAAGCAGTGGCCGTTACCCTCGGTCCCAAAGGTCGTAACGTCGTACTAGAGAAAAAATTTGGCGCACCCCAAATTATTAACGATGGGATCACCATTGCTAAAGAAATTGAACTAGAAGATCATATCGAGAATACTGGGGTAGCTTTGATCCGTCAAGCTGCCTCTAAAACGAACGATGTCGCTGGAGATGGAACTACCACCGCTACCGTTCTGGCCCATGCTATTGTTAAAGAAGGATTACGAAACGTAGCGGCGGGAGCTAACCCCATTTCCCTCAAACGAGGCATAGACAAAGCCACCGAATTTTTAGTGGAAAAAATTGCTGCTTACGCTAAACCCGTTGAAGACTCCAAAGCGATCGCTCAAGTGGGAGCCATCTCTGCGGGGAATGATGACGAAGTGGGTCAAATGATCGCTAATGCCATGGACAAAGTGGGCAAAGAAGGGGTTATTTCCCTTGAAGAAGGTAAGTCCATGACGACCGAATTGGAAATTACCGAAGGGATGCGCTTTGATAAAGGCTACATTTCTCCCTACTTTGTCACCGACACCGAACGGATGGAATGTGTCTTAGACGATCCTGCCATTCTCTTAACCGATAAGAAAATTACCCTAGTTCAAGACTTAGTACCCGTTCTCGAACAAGTTGCCCGTCAAGGCAAACCTTTAGTTATCATTGCTGAAGATATCGAAAAAGAAGCCCTCGCTACCTTAGTGGTGAACCGTCTGCGGGGTGTTCTGACCGTTGCTGCGGTTAAAGCCCCTGGTTTTGGCGATCGCCGTAAGGCTATGCTTGAAGATATCGCCGTTCTCACGGGTGGTCAGGTGATCAGCGAAGATGCGGGTCTGAAGTTGGAAAATACCAAGATTGAAATGCTCGGTACTGCCCGCCGTATCACCTTAACCAAAGACAATACCACCATTGTGGCTGAAGGACACGACGCTGCCGTTAAAAGCCGTTGTGAACTGATCCGCCGTCAAATGGAAGATACTGAGTCTTCCTACGACAAGGAAAAACTCCAAGAACGCTTAGCGAAATTGTCTGGTGGGGTCGCTGTTATCAAAGTAGGGGCTGCTACTGAGACGGAAATGAAAGATCGCAAGCTACGCCTCGAAGATGCCATCAACGCGACAAAAGCTGCCGTTGAAGAGGGGATCGTTCCGGGGGGTGGTACTACCTTAGCTCACTTGGCTCCTCAATTGGAAGCCTGGGCTAATAGTACCCTCAGCAATGAAGAGTTGACCGGTGCTCTTATTGTATCGCGCGCTTTGACGGCTCCTCTCAAACGTATTGCCGAAAATGCGGGACAAAACGGTGCGGTTATCGCTGAACGGGTGAAGGAAAAAGACTTTAACGTTGGTTACGATGCTGCTACTGGAGAGTTTGCCGATATGTTCGAGGTGGGAGTCGTTGACCCCGCTAAAGTGACCCGTTCTGGACTGCAAAATGCGGCTTCTATTGCAGGAATGATCCTCACTACTGAATGTATTGTTGTGGATAAGCCTGAGAAAGACAAACCCGCGGCCGGTGGTGGCGGTGGAGATTTTGACTACTAA
- the groES gene encoding co-chaperone GroES produces the protein MAAISINVSTVKPLGDRVFVKVSASEEKTAGGILLPDTAKEKPQIGEIVTVGPGKRNDDGSRSEPEVKVGDKVLYSKYAGTDIKLGGEDYVLLSEKDILAVVD, from the coding sequence ATGGCAGCAATTAGCATTAATGTTTCCACCGTTAAACCCCTAGGCGATCGCGTTTTCGTTAAAGTCAGTGCATCCGAAGAGAAAACCGCCGGAGGTATTTTATTACCCGATACCGCCAAAGAAAAGCCCCAAATTGGTGAAATTGTGACCGTCGGACCCGGCAAACGCAACGATGATGGTAGCCGTTCTGAGCCCGAAGTCAAAGTCGGAGATAAAGTCCTCTACTCCAAGTATGCCGGAACCGACATTAAACTGGGCGGAGAAGACTATGTATTGTTATCAGAGAAAGATATCTTAGCAGTCGTTGACTAA
- a CDS encoding DUF3782 domain-containing protein, producing the protein MSEPITLEDIYKLFEKTNQQLNEQLQQSRQEFDRRMAEMKAESDRRQAEAKAEADRSMAELQKTVARTSKAVDSLTTRWGRFVEELVEPAIIKLFRERGIDVKETFSRGRVTRQGVAMEIDIVAVDDTELVAVECKSRLSKDDVDEFLEKLQLFKQAFPHFQSFEVYGAVAGIEIDEGIDRYAYKKGLFVIKPSGDTVEIINDSQFRGRKW; encoded by the coding sequence ATGTCTGAACCCATTACCCTCGAAGATATCTACAAACTGTTTGAGAAAACCAATCAACAGTTAAATGAACAGTTACAACAGTCACGTCAAGAGTTTGATCGTCGGATGGCTGAAATGAAAGCCGAAAGCGATCGCCGTCAAGCTGAAGCTAAAGCGGAAGCTGATCGCAGTATGGCAGAATTACAAAAAACGGTTGCTCGTACCAGTAAAGCGGTAGATAGCTTAACTACTCGTTGGGGGAGATTTGTCGAAGAATTGGTTGAACCTGCGATTATTAAATTATTTCGAGAACGAGGAATTGATGTCAAAGAAACCTTTAGTCGTGGAAGGGTGACAAGACAAGGCGTAGCGATGGAGATTGATATTGTAGCGGTGGATGATACAGAATTAGTGGCAGTGGAATGTAAATCTCGATTATCAAAGGATGATGTCGATGAATTTCTCGAAAAATTACAGTTATTTAAACAAGCTTTTCCTCATTTTCAAAGCTTTGAGGTTTACGGTGCCGTAGCTGGTATTGAAATTGATGAGGGGATCGATAGATATGCCTACAAAAAAGGGTTATTTGTCATTAAACCATCGGGGGATACGGTAGAGATTATTAATGATAGTCAGTTTCGAGGTAGAAAATGGTAA
- a CDS encoding AAA family ATPase produces MLQRLYVHNFRCLENFELILKEMPSSLLIGKNGTGKSTIACALQILQSIGRGINRVGQLLQSKDFNRGRSDVPIRFEVEVLLNEKLYKYILALELPENFKELRVFEEQLLIAGTPIYSRKEAQVTLYTSTSQQNREATFLVDWHLIALPVIQEQSETDPLRTFKNWLAQMIILAPIPSLMTGESNGETLEPKSNGSNFGEWLSGLLSRYPAAYTQTDKYLREVMPDIQDFLNEKIGKNSKNMVVRFAAKSATLSIDFKDLSDGEKCFFLCAVVLAANQYYGPLFCFWDEPDNYLSLSEVGHFITSLRRAFRHRGQILVTSHNEEAIRKFSHENTFFLDRKSHLEPTLIRLLIDIEITGNLIDNLILGDLEL; encoded by the coding sequence ATGCTGCAAAGACTATATGTACATAACTTTAGATGTTTGGAAAACTTTGAACTGATTCTTAAAGAGATGCCATCCTCTCTTTTAATCGGAAAAAATGGTACAGGTAAATCAACCATTGCCTGTGCATTGCAAATACTTCAAAGCATCGGTCGAGGGATTAATCGAGTTGGACAATTGCTTCAATCTAAAGATTTTAATAGAGGACGATCGGATGTTCCCATTCGATTTGAAGTAGAAGTATTACTTAATGAAAAACTATATAAATATATCCTAGCATTAGAATTACCAGAAAACTTTAAAGAACTGCGAGTTTTTGAAGAGCAATTGTTAATTGCAGGAACTCCAATTTACTCTCGCAAGGAAGCTCAAGTCACCCTTTATACTAGCACCAGTCAACAAAATCGTGAAGCTACATTTTTGGTAGATTGGCATTTGATTGCTCTTCCTGTAATTCAAGAACAATCAGAAACCGACCCTCTTCGTACTTTCAAGAATTGGCTGGCACAGATGATTATTTTAGCCCCCATTCCTAGCTTAATGACTGGAGAATCTAACGGGGAAACTTTAGAACCAAAATCAAACGGTTCAAACTTTGGGGAATGGCTGTCTGGGTTACTCAGTCGTTACCCTGCTGCCTATACACAAACTGATAAATATCTCAGAGAAGTTATGCCGGATATTCAGGATTTTCTGAATGAAAAAATCGGTAAGAACTCTAAAAATATGGTGGTTCGATTTGCAGCAAAAAGTGCAACTCTAAGTATTGATTTTAAAGACTTATCTGATGGAGAAAAATGCTTTTTTCTTTGTGCTGTGGTTTTAGCTGCTAACCAATATTATGGACCGCTTTTTTGCTTCTGGGATGAACCTGACAACTATCTTTCTTTGTCAGAAGTTGGACATTTTATTACATCACTACGACGTGCATTTAGGCATAGAGGTCAGATTTTAGTAACCTCTCATAATGAAGAAGCAATTCGTAAATTTTCCCATGAAAACACCTTTTTTCTTGATCGAAAAAGTCATCTAGAACCCACTTTAATTAGATTGCTCATTGATATAGAGATAACTGGCAATCTTATCGATAACTTAATTCTTGGTGATCTAGAATTATGA